Genomic DNA from Streptococcus uberis:
AACCAAATCGTCCAAAATGATCAATTAAGGTTATTTCTGGTATTTCGAGCAAATCCTTACCTGTATAAACACCTAATTCATGTAATTTTTCAACCGATTTTGTCCCAACACCATGAAATTTCTCGATAGGAAGTTCTGCTAAAAAATCTTCTACTTGATCGGGTAAGATTAAGGTCAAACCATGAGGTTTCTGAAAGTCGCTAGCAAGTTTAGCTAAAAATTTATTGTAGGAGACACCTGCTGAACAGGTAAGATGGACTTCTTGCCAAATGTCATGTTGAATCATTTTGGCTATTTTTACTGCAGATTTAATGCCTAATTTATTTTCTGTAACGTCTAGGTAGGCCTCATCAATCGACATAGGTTCAACTAAATCTGTATAACGCTTGAAAATTTCTCTAATTTCCAATCCAACTTCTTTGTACTTCTCATAATTGCCTGAAATAAAAACAGCTTGCGGGCACCTTTCGTATGCCTCTTTAGAACTCATAGCAGAATGGATGCCGAATTTCCTAGCTTCGTAATTACAGGTTGATACGACTCCACGTCCTCCTGTTTCTCTTGGGTCCTTTGCTATGACGACTGCCTTCCCTTTTAAATTAGGATTGTCACGCATTTCCACTGCAGCAAAAAAAGCATCCATATCAATATGAATAATTTTTCGTGATAAATCATTGATCAGTGGAAAAATAAGCATAAAAACCTCCTTAACTATTATACCTTTTTTAAGTGGCAATGGTATTTTTGAATCTTTCTAATACAGTTTGTGACTGTTTTATCAAACTGTATTATAAAAGAAAATCTTTTTTGTCAAGAAATTTGCTTGGGAAACCGTTTACTTTGTGTTACACTTAACTTGTAAATGTAACAGATGCTCTGTTATTAGAATTTTAAGGAGAAGATTATGGCAACTGTAAAAACTAACACAGATGTTTTCGAAAAAGCTTGGGAAGGCTTTAAGGGAACTGATTGGAAAGAAAAAGCAAGCGTTTCTCGTTTCGTTCAAGCTAACTACACACCATATGATGGTGATGAGTCTTTCTTGGCAGGAGCAACAGAACGTTCATTGAAAATCAAAAAAATCATTGAAGAAACAAAAGCTGGTTATGAAGCTACTCGTTTCCCATTTGATACGCGTCCTTCTTCAATTGCAGATATCCCTGCAGGATACATTGACAAAGAAAACGAACTTATTTATGGTATCCAAAACGATGAATTGTTCAAGTTGAATTTCATGCCTAAAGGTGGTATCCGTATGGCAGAAACAACTCTAAAAGAAAATGGTTATGAACCAGATCCTGCTGTACATGAAATCTTTACCAAATATGTAACAACTGTTAACGATGGTATTTTCCGTGCTTACACATCAAACATCCGTCGTGCTCGCCACGCTCATACTGTAACTGGTCTTCCAGATGCTTATTCTCGTGGACGTATCATCGGTGTTTATGCTCGTCTTGCTCTTTACGGTGCAGACTACTTAATGCAAGAAAAAGTTAACGACTGGAATGCTATCACAGAAATTGATGAAGAATCAATTCGTCTTCGCGAAGAAATCAACCTCCAATACCAAGCTCTAGGCGAAGTTGCAAAACTTGGTGATCTTTACGGTCTTGACGTTCGTCGTCCAGCAGAAAACGTTAAAGAAGCTATCCAATGGGTAAACATCGCATTCATGGCTGTATGTCGTGTTATCAACGGGGCAGCTACATCACTTGGACGTGTGCCAATCGTTCTTGACATTTATGCTGAACGTGACCTTGCACGTGGTACTTTCACAGAATCTGAAATTCAAGAATTTGTTGATGACTTCGTACTTAAATTACGTACAGTAAAATTCGGTCGTACAAAAGCTTACGATGCGCTTTACTCTGGTGACCCAACATTTATCACTACTTCAATGGCAGGTATGGGTAACGATGGACGTCACCGTGTTACAAAAATGGATTACCGTTTCTTAAACACCCTTGATACAATTGGTAACTCTCCAGAACCTAACTTGACTGTTCTTTGGACTGACCAATTACCTTACGCTTTCCGTCGCTATTGTATGAAAATGAGTCACAAACACTCTTCAATCCAATATGAAGGTGTGACAACAATGGCTAAAGAAGGTTATGGCGAAATGTCATGTATCTCATGTTGTGTATCTCCACTTGATCCTGAAAATGAAGAACAACGTCACAACATTCAATACTTTGGCGCTCGTGTAAACGTCCTTAAAGCACTTCTTACTGGTCTTAACGGTGGATATGATGATGTTCATAGAGACTATAAAGTCTTCAACGTTGTTGAACCAATTACTTCTGAAATCCTTGATTATGATGAAGTTATGGCAAACTTCGAAAAATCTCTAGACTGGTTGACAGACACATATGTAGATGCTCTAAACATCATTCACTACATGACTGATAAATACAACTATGAAGCCGTTCAAATGGCATTCTTACCTAGCCACCAACGCGCTAACATGGGATTCGGTATCTGTGGTTTTGCTAATACAGTTGATACACTTTCTGCTATCAAATATGCTACTGTTAAAACTATCCGCGATGAAAATGGCTACATCTATGACTATGAAGTAACAGGTGACTTCCCTCGTTACGGTGAAGATGATGACCGTGTAGACGATATTGCTAAATGGTTGATGGAAGCTTATCACACTCGTCTTGCAAGCCATAAACTTTATAAGAATGCTGAAGCTTCTGTTTCACTTCTGACTATCACTTCAAACGTAGCTTACTCAAAACAAACTGGTAACTCACCTGTTCACCGTGGTGTTTACTTAAACGAAGATGGTACTGTTAACACAAGCAAAGTTGAGTTCTTCTCACCAGGTGCTAACCCATCAAACAAAGCTAAAGGTGGTTGGTTACAAAACCTTAATTCACTTGCAAAACTTGAATTCTCACACGCTAACGATGGTATCTCATTAACAACTCAAGTATCTCCTCGTGCACTTGGTAAAACATTTGACGAACAAGTTGATAACTTGGTTACAGTTCTTGATGGGTACTTCGAAAACGGTGGACAACACGTTAACTTGAACGTTATGGACCTTAACGATGTCTACGACAAAATCATGTCTGGTGAAGATGTTATTGTCCGTATTTCTGGTTACTGTGTCAACACTAAATACCTCACTCCTGAACAAAAACAAGAATTAACACAACGTGTCTTCCACGAAGTTCTTTCAATGGATGATGCTGCTGAAGCTATATCAGGAAAATAATCACAAAAAAGAAGGTTGTCTATTGACAATACTTCTTTTTTGTATAAAATAGTTTTATGATTATCAAACAGACTCGTAACACCCTATCCAAAACTTATATAGATGCCGTCAAAATCCGTCATAAAGTATTTGTTAAAGAACAGGGTGTTCCAACAACACTTGAAATTGATAAAAATGAAGCCCTTTGCCTACACTTCACGGTTTATCATGATAAAGGCAAGGCCTGCGCTACTTGTCGCTTGCTTCCAAATAAAAGCTACAAAATCGCGACCTTGCAAAGAATGGCTGTGCTGAAAGATTATCGAGGAGACCAAATCGGTCAAACCTTGATGACCTATATCTTAGACTACGCAAGCATCCAAGGCTTTGAAAAAATTGAATTACATGCTCAACTTTCTGCCGTTGACTTCTATAGTAAATTAGGTTTTCAAACCATTGGTGACCACTTCATGGAAGCTGGTATTGAGCACGTTACCATGGAGAAAGTCTTGATGCAGCCCTAATAAAAGACAGAATCAATAGATAAAAAACCTTTAGTCAAAGACTAAAGGTTTTTTGCCATTTCAACTTGAATACAGTCCATCAATCGATCCCTATCCTTTATCCATTGATCACGCTCATCTTTTTCAAAAGTGCGATTGGTCATAAAAATAACAGCTTCTTTGTTTTCATTGAACATAATGAATGGACCTGTGTAGCCTGTATGATCTAGCCAACCATCCTTTAAACGCCAGGCTAAGGATCTAGAGGCATTGTTGTGACTATAATCCCGAAATAGTTCCTTGGACATTTCCCAATTCAGATAAAAGTCCATAAATAACTGCAAATCTTCCAGTGTCGAAAAAAGCCCCGCTGAGCCTGTATCTTCTTTTAATACCTGGGCTTTAGGATCATGGACAATGCCATCTCGATGATTTTTAAGAGTCGGAACAGCTTCTTTTCTTGGCCCAAAACTGGTCTGGGACATTCCCAGGGGTTTGAAAATCTTTTCTGAAAAGATCTGATTCAGAGTTTTTCCAAACATTTCCTCTAGCATAAAGCCTAAAATGATGAAGTTAACATCAGAATAACGGAAATTCCTATTATCTTCCAGGCTTAACTCTAGCATAGCCGCCTTCAATTGGGAAGCATCTAGTTGATTCCTATTTGGGATATATGGATTTAAACCACTAGTATGGGTTAAAAGCTGACGCACTGTCGTTTCTGAGTTCCCAAAAGCTGGGTAATAGGACTGCACACTGCGATCAAGGTCCAAGGCTCCGCTTTTATACAAATCAATACATAAAGTCCCAACTCCAACCACTTTAGAAACACTGGCTAAATCATAAACCAGGCCTTTTTGGATGGGCTCTTTTCCGTCAATGGTTCCAAAATAATAGTCTTGCCACTGCCCATCTTGATAAAGAGCTAAACTTGCTCCATGATATACTCCTGAGGTGATTTGCTCTTCTATTAATTGAGAAATAACCGTTATCATTTCATAAACCAAATTTCAATCAGACTTGGATCGGAAAGAACTAATACTGTTTCTTTTGTGTCAAGATAGATGGATAACCCTTTGGCCTCCAATTGTGATTTAAGCTTAGCCAAATCAAAATCCTTAGGGACTCCCACTTCTAGAATTTCCAAGTCCCATGCAATGTGTGGTTCGAGAGCTAAATCAGGTCCTTGCATTTGAACAAAGTCAAGCTCGATTGGAAACTCCCCTTCAAAGATTTTTAGGTAAAAATCTCGGGAGTTTTCTTGGTCCAATACGTTTAAAACAATCTTTTCAAATGTGAAGTCTGACAACCCCTTGAAAGCATCATCTTTCGTTAAGGAAGGTAGATCCGTTAGCTCAAGATGACTCACATCCTCTTCAGCATGTAGTAAAAAATGATCTCCTTCTGGAGAAATTGTTTCAAAGGCATAACCGTTTTGCCCAATATAAACTTTATCCGCTTTGGCACCATGGGCTAGCAATTGTTCAATGTCTTTTGGTTGACTTGTTTTGATAATAATTTGATTGACTTTTTTAGGACCTTCCACAGCACGCGTTCTTACTGATGGTGATTCTTCAATAACAAAACGATTTTCTTTCTTTCCATATGATGAAAAAATGGCAATGGCATTTTCTTCCGATACCAGTCTAAATCCTAAATTCTTTTGATAAAAATCAATATTTAACTGACGGTTGTTGACACGCAACACCGGAGTTTTAAAAACTGCATTTTCTAATAAAGTCATCTTTTCCTCCTAATCCTATGTTATTATAGACGAAAAAATGCGTTTTTACAAGGAATTATGCGCTCTCAATAAAGTCATTGACCGAGACTCTTTTTTCTTGTAAACTATTAGCTATGAATGATATTTTAGTATTACGTCTTATTCAAGTATTGTTAATCCTAGCAATACTTTTCCTTTTTTTCACACTCTTTTTTTATCTGCGTAAAGAAAAGATTAATCCTTTTAAACGATTTCTAACAGGATTTTGGATTGGTCTTATTACAGATGCTCTAGATACACTAGGCATTGGTTCTTTTGCTACAACAACAACGCTCTTTAAAGTGACCAAGCTCGTAAATGATGATAGTAAATTACCCGGTACAATGACTGTGGCACATGCCATTCCAGTCCTAATTCAATCGCTTTGTTTTATTTTTGTGGTTAAAGTTGAAGTATTGACACTTGTCTCAATGGCTGCTGCAGCATTTTTGGGAGCATACTTTGGGACTAAAATTACTAAAAACTGGCATACACCAACGGTTCAAGCTATTTTAGGGACACTTCTAATCCTTGCTTCTTTTATCATGGTTTTTCGCATGTGGACCAATCCAGGGGCTGATATCATTCATTCCCAGCATGGTCTCCACGGCATTTGGTTAATCATAGGTATCGCCTTTAATTTTACGATTGGCGTTCTTATGACCATGGGACTTGGAAATTACGCTCCTGAATTAATTTTCTTTTCATTAATGGGATTAAGTCCTGCTGTTGCCATGCCTGTCATGATGTTAGATGCTGCCATGATTATGACTGCTTCAAGCAAGCCCTTTATCCAGAACAAACGGGTTTCTTGGGAAGGATTCGCAGGCCTTGTTACTGGCGGTGTCGTCGGTGTTTTAACAGCTGTTCTCTTTTTAACGCGTCTTAATATTGATAGTCTCAAAAAATTAGTCGTTGTCATCGTCATTTTTATCGGTCTGATGCTAATCAGATCAGCATTAAAACCATCCATTGGATTAACCATAAATAAAAAAGAGGCTTAAGCCTCTTTTTGTTATTATTTAATGTATAAGAATTTGAATGCAGCTACTGCAAGAATAGCAGCTGCGATTGGTGCTACTACAGGAACCCAAGCATACCACCATTTTGAATCAGATTTTGCTTCACCTAAAACTGATTTAGGTAAGAAATGGTGAACGATACGAGGTCCAAGGTCACGTGCTGGGTTCAATCCAGGTCCTGTTGGTCCTCCTAAAGAAGCAACAAGAGTCATAACTAAGAAACCAATACCAACGTGAGCAACTGATAGACTTCCTGAAATGTATGGAGAAACTTGGTCTTGAGCCATTGTTTTATCATAACCAGCTGCAACCAATTTTCCAACTAATTCTGCACCAAAATAATTTTTGGTTAATGCAAGTGCACCAAAGAAAAGAACGAATGACCCAACAAACTCATTAGCAAAACCATTAATGAGTGAAGCTTTTTGGCTTTCTTTAGTTCCATCATCAAGTGCTGAAATAGTTGAAAAAGAACCTAGAATTGGATTTGGATTTTCAGTTTTCTTAAAGTAAGGACTATAAACACCTACAACAACTAATTGACCAAACATTGCTCCAAGAACTTGTGCCACAATGTAAGGAAGTACATGTGCCCAAGGGAATAAACCTGAAACAGCTAGTCCTAGTGTAAAGGCAGGGTTAATATGGTTTCCTGAAACATTACCAAACATAAGCGCTGGCATCATAACCCCAAAACCATAACCTAAAGCAATAATAACCCAACCAGAGTTATTTCCTTTAGTTCCTTTTAAGTCAACGTTTGCTACGGCACCATTACCAAGAATGATTAATAATGCTGTTGCAATAAATTCTGTGATATACTTCACAGTCCATGTAACATCCATGTTTTTTGAGTTCCTCCAATTTTTAATATTTTAGACAAGTACCATTTTATCAAGTATAATAGACAATGTAAAGCAAGTTCAGAGAATAAAAACGTTTACTTATATGAATCAAGGGAGGTCAAATGCGCTATAATCAATTTTCCTACATCAAAACGGATGGACAGGTTGCCAAAAAAGAATTAGAAAATCTTGGTTTCCATTTCCCAATATCCAATAAGCCAAAAGAAATTTTTAGGAGTTTTTTAAACACTTATTTCTTCCAAAGTTCTGATAAAGATTATCAAATAGCATCTTTTATTGCAGATTTTGAAACTGATCTTCTTTCTTTTTTTAATGCTGACAAACCATTAACTAAAGAAATCTTTGATATGGTATCTTTACAACTCTTAGGTTTTATTCCAGGTTTCGATTTTGAAAACCTCAAGGAATTTACTAGCCAAATAGCTTTTCCGGTTCCATTTAATGAAAATGATTTTTTTGCTAGCATTCATCACCTACTAGGAACTCGTCATAAGAATGGAATGCTCTTAATTGATGACTTGATTAGTAAAGGTTTTTTAGGTCCTGATAATACCTATCATTTTTTTAATGGCAAAACGCTAGCAACTTTTGATACCAGTCAACTGATTAAAGAGGTTGTCTATGTTGAAGCACCAATTGATTCCGATAATGACGGTAAGAGTGATCTGATTAAAGTCATGATTTTGCGACCTAGAAGTCAGAAGCAAATACCAACAGTCATGACAGCCAGTCCTTATCATCAAGGGATTAACGAAGTTGCTAATGATAAAAAACTGCATTCCATGCAAACAGACCTACCGTTAAAAGAAGCACACAAAATTCATGTCGCGGATTCTTCCATTTCGACACTAGTCTGTGAAAGTGCTGACCTCCCAATCACAGAAAACACAGAGCAATTCTCTTATATTGATTCTTACACATTGAATGATTACTTCTTGTCTCGTGGTTTTGCAAATATCTATGTTTCTGGTGTTGGAACAGCAGGTTCTGATGGTTTCATGACCTCAGGTGATTATGTACAAATTGAAAGTTTTAAGGCTATTATTGATTGGCTAAATGGTCGAGCTAAGGCCTTTACAAGTCATAAAAGAGAAGCTTATGTTCTTGCAAATTGGTCCAATGGAAAAGTCGCAACGACAGGCAAATCCTATCTTGGTACCATGTCTAATGGTTTAGCTACAACGGGAGTTGAGGGGCTTGAGCTCATTATTGCCGAAGCTGCTATTTCTTCATGGTATGACTATTATCGTGAGAATGGCCTCATCTGTAGTCCTGGTGGTTATCCTGGAGAAGATTTAGATGTCTTAACAGAACTCACTTATTCACGTTCCTTACATGCTGGTGATTTCTTAAGGCAAAAAGAAAAGTATTATCAGTTGTTGAATCAGCAATCTCAAGCTATTGATCGTGATAGTGGGGACTACAATCAGTTTTGGCATGACCGCAATTACCTTCCAAATGCTAAGAATGTTACCTGCGAGGTCGTTTTTACCCATGGTCTTCAAGATTGGAATGTCAAACCAAGACAGGTTTACAGCATGTTCAATACTCTTCCGGATTCTGTAGCGAAACATTTATTCCTTCATCATGGGCAACACGTCTACATGCACAATTGGCAATCCATTGATTTTAAAGAATGCATGAATGCGCTTTTGTGTCAAAAATTGCTTGGCATTGCATCAAACTTTCAATTACCAGCTATCCTATGGCAAAACAATCAAGAAGAACAAAAATGGCAAAGCCTAGAAGAATTTGGAACCTCCAACACATTTCGTATTCCTCTTGGAGAGGGCTTTGCTAAGATTTCTAACCAATATTCAACAGAAACTTTTGAAAGGTATAGTAAAGATTTCAAGAGTTTCAAAAGAGACTTATTCTCTGGGAAAGCTAACCAGCTTTCGCTAGAGTTCCCGCTCGATCAAGACCTTCAGCTTAATGGTGAAGCAATTCTTCACCTCTCCTTAACATCAAGTGTCTCTAAAGGTCTAATTTCTGCTCAGCTTTTGGACAAGGGGCTAAAAAAACGTCTCGGAGATACGCCAACTATTCTTGACCTAAAAGTAATGGATAATGGGCAAAACTTCTCTAGGGAAGATTTAAAAGAATTGCCGATGCGAGAGTCTACGGAGCGCGTCATTTCCAAAGGCGTCCTTAATCTACAGAACCGTGATGATTTACTAGAAGTCCAGT
This window encodes:
- the dinB gene encoding DNA polymerase IV, encoding MLIFPLINDLSRKIIHIDMDAFFAAVEMRDNPNLKGKAVVIAKDPRETGGRGVVSTCNYEARKFGIHSAMSSKEAYERCPQAVFISGNYEKYKEVGLEIREIFKRYTDLVEPMSIDEAYLDVTENKLGIKSAVKIAKMIQHDIWQEVHLTCSAGVSYNKFLAKLASDFQKPHGLTLILPDQVEDFLAELPIEKFHGVGTKSVEKLHELGVYTGKDLLEIPEITLIDHFGRFGFDLYRKARGISNSPVKPNRIRKSIGSERTYAKLLFGESDVKAELSKQAKRVSETMAKNDRLGKIVIIKVRYADFTTITKRVGLDYLTRDYETISQAACDLYDRLEEKQTGIRLLGVTVTSLEEKENHISLDI
- the pflB gene encoding formate C-acetyltransferase, coding for MATVKTNTDVFEKAWEGFKGTDWKEKASVSRFVQANYTPYDGDESFLAGATERSLKIKKIIEETKAGYEATRFPFDTRPSSIADIPAGYIDKENELIYGIQNDELFKLNFMPKGGIRMAETTLKENGYEPDPAVHEIFTKYVTTVNDGIFRAYTSNIRRARHAHTVTGLPDAYSRGRIIGVYARLALYGADYLMQEKVNDWNAITEIDEESIRLREEINLQYQALGEVAKLGDLYGLDVRRPAENVKEAIQWVNIAFMAVCRVINGAATSLGRVPIVLDIYAERDLARGTFTESEIQEFVDDFVLKLRTVKFGRTKAYDALYSGDPTFITTSMAGMGNDGRHRVTKMDYRFLNTLDTIGNSPEPNLTVLWTDQLPYAFRRYCMKMSHKHSSIQYEGVTTMAKEGYGEMSCISCCVSPLDPENEEQRHNIQYFGARVNVLKALLTGLNGGYDDVHRDYKVFNVVEPITSEILDYDEVMANFEKSLDWLTDTYVDALNIIHYMTDKYNYEAVQMAFLPSHQRANMGFGICGFANTVDTLSAIKYATVKTIRDENGYIYDYEVTGDFPRYGEDDDRVDDIAKWLMEAYHTRLASHKLYKNAEASVSLLTITSNVAYSKQTGNSPVHRGVYLNEDGTVNTSKVEFFSPGANPSNKAKGGWLQNLNSLAKLEFSHANDGISLTTQVSPRALGKTFDEQVDNLVTVLDGYFENGGQHVNLNVMDLNDVYDKIMSGEDVIVRISGYCVNTKYLTPEQKQELTQRVFHEVLSMDDAAEAISGK
- a CDS encoding GNAT family N-acetyltransferase, whose translation is MIIKQTRNTLSKTYIDAVKIRHKVFVKEQGVPTTLEIDKNEALCLHFTVYHDKGKACATCRLLPNKSYKIATLQRMAVLKDYRGDQIGQTLMTYILDYASIQGFEKIELHAQLSAVDFYSKLGFQTIGDHFMEAGIEHVTMEKVLMQP
- a CDS encoding serine hydrolase domain-containing protein; this encodes MITVISQLIEEQITSGVYHGASLALYQDGQWQDYYFGTIDGKEPIQKGLVYDLASVSKVVGVGTLCIDLYKSGALDLDRSVQSYYPAFGNSETTVRQLLTHTSGLNPYIPNRNQLDASQLKAAMLELSLEDNRNFRYSDVNFIILGFMLEEMFGKTLNQIFSEKIFKPLGMSQTSFGPRKEAVPTLKNHRDGIVHDPKAQVLKEDTGSAGLFSTLEDLQLFMDFYLNWEMSKELFRDYSHNNASRSLAWRLKDGWLDHTGYTGPFIMFNENKEAVIFMTNRTFEKDERDQWIKDRDRLMDCIQVEMAKNL
- a CDS encoding CppA N-terminal domain-containing protein, producing the protein MTLLENAVFKTPVLRVNNRQLNIDFYQKNLGFRLVSEENAIAIFSSYGKKENRFVIEESPSVRTRAVEGPKKVNQIIIKTSQPKDIEQLLAHGAKADKVYIGQNGYAFETISPEGDHFLLHAEEDVSHLELTDLPSLTKDDAFKGLSDFTFEKIVLNVLDQENSRDFYLKIFEGEFPIELDFVQMQGPDLALEPHIAWDLEILEVGVPKDFDLAKLKSQLEAKGLSIYLDTKETVLVLSDPSLIEIWFMK
- a CDS encoding sulfite exporter TauE/SafE family protein; translated protein: MNDILVLRLIQVLLILAILFLFFTLFFYLRKEKINPFKRFLTGFWIGLITDALDTLGIGSFATTTTLFKVTKLVNDDSKLPGTMTVAHAIPVLIQSLCFIFVVKVEVLTLVSMAAAAFLGAYFGTKITKNWHTPTVQAILGTLLILASFIMVFRMWTNPGADIIHSQHGLHGIWLIIGIAFNFTIGVLMTMGLGNYAPELIFFSLMGLSPAVAMPVMMLDAAMIMTASSKPFIQNKRVSWEGFAGLVTGGVVGVLTAVLFLTRLNIDSLKKLVVVIVIFIGLMLIRSALKPSIGLTINKKEA
- the gla gene encoding aquaglyceroporin Gla, translating into MDVTWTVKYITEFIATALLIILGNGAVANVDLKGTKGNNSGWVIIALGYGFGVMMPALMFGNVSGNHINPAFTLGLAVSGLFPWAHVLPYIVAQVLGAMFGQLVVVGVYSPYFKKTENPNPILGSFSTISALDDGTKESQKASLINGFANEFVGSFVLFFGALALTKNYFGAELVGKLVAAGYDKTMAQDQVSPYISGSLSVAHVGIGFLVMTLVASLGGPTGPGLNPARDLGPRIVHHFLPKSVLGEAKSDSKWWYAWVPVVAPIAAAILAVAAFKFLYIK
- a CDS encoding Xaa-Pro dipeptidyl-peptidase, whose protein sequence is MRYNQFSYIKTDGQVAKKELENLGFHFPISNKPKEIFRSFLNTYFFQSSDKDYQIASFIADFETDLLSFFNADKPLTKEIFDMVSLQLLGFIPGFDFENLKEFTSQIAFPVPFNENDFFASIHHLLGTRHKNGMLLIDDLISKGFLGPDNTYHFFNGKTLATFDTSQLIKEVVYVEAPIDSDNDGKSDLIKVMILRPRSQKQIPTVMTASPYHQGINEVANDKKLHSMQTDLPLKEAHKIHVADSSISTLVCESADLPITENTEQFSYIDSYTLNDYFLSRGFANIYVSGVGTAGSDGFMTSGDYVQIESFKAIIDWLNGRAKAFTSHKREAYVLANWSNGKVATTGKSYLGTMSNGLATTGVEGLELIIAEAAISSWYDYYRENGLICSPGGYPGEDLDVLTELTYSRSLHAGDFLRQKEKYYQLLNQQSQAIDRDSGDYNQFWHDRNYLPNAKNVTCEVVFTHGLQDWNVKPRQVYSMFNTLPDSVAKHLFLHHGQHVYMHNWQSIDFKECMNALLCQKLLGIASNFQLPAILWQNNQEEQKWQSLEEFGTSNTFRIPLGEGFAKISNQYSTETFERYSKDFKSFKRDLFSGKANQLSLEFPLDQDLQLNGEAILHLSLTSSVSKGLISAQLLDKGLKKRLGDTPTILDLKVMDNGQNFSREDLKELPMRESTERVISKGVLNLQNRDDLLEVQSVEADQWLSFDFKLQPSLYQLRKGDCLQVLLYTTDFEHTVRDNSDYELRINLEKSYLSLPIA